The sequence CATCTTTTTCGTTATTATTTGTTTATCTGTTATCAGACTGTATATATAAATTCCGCTTGAAAGGTTGTTGCCATTAAAATTTACTTGGTATGTTCCCGCCGGTTTAACTTCATTTACCAGCGTTGTTACTTCTCTTCCCAAAATGTCAAATACTTTTAACGTCACTTTACTGTCGTTCGGAATTGAATAGGATATTACTGTTGTCGGATTAAAAGGGTTAGGATATGCTTCACTTAAACTAACTAAATTACTAATATTCTCAATATTTTGATTTTCCTCTTTTTTATTCGGTCTGGAATATATATTCTTTTTATTATACAAACCTATTACAAATTGTTTTTCCTTATATGTTTCATTATCATCATATCTTTCCGTCAATTTATCGAGTATACTCTCTGCTTTTTCTATATCCCCCCATTTATTCATTATTTCACTCGCCACATCAAACAATATTTCTCGTCCCATTAATGATGTATTGGGAATCGATAAAGCATATTCCTCGGCCTTCTTAAATTCACCTCTGCTGACCGCAAGCTTAGATAGCCATCTTAAAGATTCATATCTTGTCAGTTCATATATCGAATTATCCTTATTTATAGACAACAAGGTATTTTCTTCTTCCTTTAAGGTTCCTTCACGCATAGCCGATTTCATCCAAAGGAATAATATTTCACAAGATTGTTCCTCTGTGTTTCTGCTTTGAAAAAGAGCTTTCGCCATTTCTTTCGATTTAGTATAGTTTTTGTTGAAATACTCCTTCCAAGCATCTGCCAATGGATTATTCTCATCAACTGCTTTATTGTTGAAACTCTTTTTAGATAAAGTCCAATCGGGACCAACATTAGCATGGGGTGTTGTAAGATAGGGTGTATAATTTACTGTTCCTTCTACTGCGGGGGCGCTACCTCCCCAATAGTTATAGCGTGCGTCTCTTGATGATCCCGAATAGTTTGAATACTGATAAAGCATTTGACGTGATGGTATTGTATTATATCCATATAAAAAGTATGGATAGCCTCCGCTTACATAGATACTTGATCCGGCTGATGCAAAATTACTTCCGTCTATTATATTTAATCCGTCCGATGGATAATTATAAGAAGGTGTTGCAGAATTCATATTCATGTGGCCGTGCACAACACTGCTGCCGGAGCTATATAATTTACAGTTATTTATTTTACCATCAGAATTATCTGTTGATAATATAACGTTAGCGCTACCACTTGCTTTAAGATAGGAGTTATTTATTATTGGATCACTGTCGCCCTTAATCCAAACAGCCGCAGCACTGCCTTCTATATAACAGTCATAAACTTCATGTGAGACACTATTATAACCTCCCAAAATTAAACCATAGGAGTTATAATCTTGCGTGCAGCCTGTTATTGTGCAGTTGTCAAATGAAGAAGCTGTAGAACCGTCTATCAAAATGCCCTTCCAAGCAGCGCCACTAACTGGTTGAAAAGTTGCGTCTTCAGCAACTATTCTGCCATGTACTATTAATTGTGTACCACTTGCAAAATTTACAGTTGTTCCCGGTTCTATCGTTAATAGTTTACCGCTTGCAATTGTTAAATCTTCGGTAAATGTTACGTTGCCGGATAAGGTACCTCCATAATTTTCAAGAGTATATTTGAGAGCTTTATAGGCATTGATTCTTCCATAACCATAATAATTATCAAATCCGGTATCTCCTAAATTGTCTGCAGTCTGTTGAAGGATACTACGAATTTGTGACGGGGTTAAATCAGGATTTATTGATAAAATCAATCCAGCAACCCCAGATACATGTGGAGCTGCCATTGATGTACCGGCAAGATAACCGTACTCTTGCGTGGCATCAGTTCCATATTGTAAATTGAAAGAATAATTTGGGAAGGTAGAATAAATATTCTTTCCATCATTGCTTTGTCCGTCATATATCCAATCGTTATTTTCATCTTCATACCACCCCCAACCACCGGGAGCCGATACATTAACCTCCGGACCGGCGTTAGAATACATAGTAGCAAATTCGTCGTTATGATCTGTAGCCGAAACGGCAATTACATTGTCGTATGATGAAGAGTATGCCGCAGGCCAATCTACAGCATTAGGTTGGGCTCTATTTCCAACCGAAGCTACAATAGTAACATTATAAGAATCCGCATATTCTATGGCATAATCTATCAACTCAGGTTCGCTCCACCATCCACCACTGAAGTTGATAACAAGTCTGTAATTATGATTTTGGGCATAATCTACTGCAGAATGTACAGCATCGTAAAAATACTGTGTAGTAAAATAATTATCTTGGAAAACCTGGACTATAAGTAATTTACAGTTCCATACTACGCCTACTATACCCTCGGAGTTATTTGCCTCAGCACCTATGATTCCGGCAACATGGGTTCCGTGTCCGTAATAATCTCTCACGATATTATCTGGGTCACTGGTACAATCCTCTCCAAGTAAAAATTTATTTGTATTATCAAGATCAGGATGAGACAGCGATCCATTTTGCATTGGAATACCGCCATCAAGCACAGCAATTAGTACATCTGGATTACCTGTTGTAATATCCCACGCTTCGGTAATGCTAATATCTGCACCGGAAGTACCTCCAGGTGGTACTTGTCCTGTGTTCCTAAGAGCCCATTGATAATCATTGAAATATTCGTCGTTCGGTAATAGATGGGCTCTCCCAATAAAGTTGGGTTCGGCTATCTCAACTATTTCACTCTTTTGCAGCTCTGATATTACTGTCATAACAGTAATACTATCAGGAAACTCAATCCATCCTACTCCTTGCTTGTCGAAATCTTGTATTATTTTTGCATTGAATTTGTCTAATACAGGACTTAAATCACTTACATTTGCTCCCTTTTTTAACTTTATTCCTACTCCGCCAGCCATATACTTTGTGGGTTTTCCTTTCTAAACTCCGGATACGACCGGTTTCCCACCAACATTCTCCTGAGAAAAAAGAATGCTTGGTATAAAAAAAGTTACAAATAAAAGGTAAAAAGAAATTCTTCCGATAATCGTATTCATTTTTTTCTCCCTTTTTAATAACATTCCCAACTAATTTAATTTCAGCCTATAGACACCGCCAGCGCTGCCTAAGTAAAGGTATCTTTCATCGGGATCTATTATTAAGTCGTTGTAGTAATCATCTATTTGCACACTATCTATCCCTATTTTTTGCCATTGCGAATCCGAATATCGACGCCGATATACTCCTCCTCCTTCAGTATTGACTACAACTGCGTATAAATCACCATTACTTTTCAGGGAAACAAGTTTCATTACATTACTTCTATCCGGGATTCCTTCAGCAAAGGCTTCCCAACTTTCTCCCCCGTTTTCGCTTTTGAAAAGACTACCGTCTTTCCAACCACATCCTACAATTACTCTCTCTGAATTTTTGGGATCTATAACTATAGCGGCAACATATCCGGACGGTCTTCCTACAAATGTCCAATTCTCCCCGGTATCTATGCTTTTATAAACTCCATCACCACCTACATATATAATGCTGCTGTTTTTAGGGTCTACAGCCATACTTAATACGCTGCTGTTCAGCTTTACCTTCCAGCTTGACCCCGCGTCAACACTTTTATAAAAAGCTCCCCCGGAAAGCGCCGCGGTACCAGCATATAAAATATTCGAGTTGTTAGGATCAATTTCCAAAAATTTCACTGATGAAAATCCATCATACATTATTCCTTCCGAACAGTCATTCCAAGAATGCCCTCCATCTGTACTTTTTATTATTTTAACTAATCCTCCATATATTGTTTGAGAATTTCTTGGATCAATTACCATTGAATAAAAAACTGCTTGATATAAACTATCCCATGTATTACCGCCGTTTGTTGTTTTCAACAATTTACTCGTACCACTAACATAAATTACGTCTGGATTTGTTGGATCAATTGCCATTGAAGAGATACTCTCACCCTTGAGACCAAGGTATATCCATGTAGTATCTGTTGGTAATACCGGTTCAATTCCATTATTTTTACAACTAAATTGTAGTATCCCTATGATAACTACTAAAATCGTCAACCATATTTTCGATTGTATTTTCATAGCAACCTCCTCCGATGATATCTACTTTAAGCTGGATTTTTAATTATGAAGTTTGGGAAAACTTCTGAAATCCAGTTAGAGTCCGTCAAATAAATTGTTCACGAATTTTTCACATTACCGATTATTTATTCTCATTTTTTACCTCACTCTTTTATTATGGAATTACTGTAAAAGGTGACTTTATGTTAGTATATCCTGTTCTGCGAGTAATTCTACCTGTAGCAGGCACATAATCAATAATCTCAAAACATGAATACGTTAATCCATTCAATGAATCATATGATACTATTTTTCCAATAAAAGAAACTCCAATTATAATATAGAGATACCCTTTTTCAGATATTTGAGGATAATTTGAATAATACGATGAAGGGATTGTAAACCTATAAGATCGATCTATCTTCTTTGAAGATGTAAGTCCTATCGAATCTATAGTATGAAAATCGGAAATATATAACATTTCATTTACTATACCATCATATACAGCCGAATCCTCATAACATACCTTCCAACGCCATTTCACTGTTACAACATTTATCTCTCTATTATACAATGCCGGCCAGTAACCATTTGAATCCGGCTCAAAAGTAACATTCATGTCTATTATTACATCAAGATCAGGATTATCTCTCGCAGGCAACTGCGTAAATCGTATCGTTCCTGTATAAAACGGCGTTCCCGGCTCCCTCCAAGGGATCACCGGCTCCGTCTCTGTCGTTGTATTCTCTTCGCATCTAATTACCAAAAACAATATTGCTATTATAAATGCTAACATATATCCCAAATGGAACAAATATGTTTTTGTTTTCATTTTAACCTCATTTACTTATTCAAAATTATTGCCTCCGTTTCTTTTTAATACAAGAACTATTCATGTAAATTTTTCTCTACCCTTTGCAGCTTCACATCCGGAGTGAATTTCTATTTTAACAACAAAAATTTCCTCGTATCGCTGTATCCGCTTTCGGTCTGAAGTCTGTAAAAGTAAATACCGCTTGGCAAATTATTGCCGTCAAACTTTTCTTCGTAGATTCCGGGCGCTTTTAAGCCGTCTACCAGAGTTGTTATTTCCTGTCCGAGCGTATTATAAATTTTAAGCGTAACTTTTTCGTATTTAGGTACCTGGTACTTAATTACTGTTGACGGAT comes from Melioribacter roseus P3M-2 and encodes:
- a CDS encoding WD40/YVTN/BNR-like repeat-containing protein encodes the protein MKIQSKIWLTILVVIIGILQFSCKNNGIEPVLPTDTTWIYLGLKGESISSMAIDPTNPDVIYVSGTSKLLKTTNGGNTWDSLYQAVFYSMVIDPRNSQTIYGGLVKIIKSTDGGHSWNDCSEGIMYDGFSSVKFLEIDPNNSNILYAGTAALSGGAFYKSVDAGSSWKVKLNSSVLSMAVDPKNSSIIYVGGDGVYKSIDTGENWTFVGRPSGYVAAIVIDPKNSERVIVGCGWKDGSLFKSENGGESWEAFAEGIPDRSNVMKLVSLKSNGDLYAVVVNTEGGGVYRRRYSDSQWQKIGIDSVQIDDYYNDLIIDPDERYLYLGSAGGVYRLKLN
- a CDS encoding T9SS type A sorting domain-containing protein; this encodes MLYQYSNYSGSSRDARYNYWGGSAPAVEGTVNYTPYLTTPHANVGPDWTLSKKSFNNKAVDENNPLADAWKEYFNKNYTKSKEMAKALFQSRNTEEQSCEILFLWMKSAMREGTLKEEENTLLSINKDNSIYELTRYESLRWLSKLAVSRGEFKKAEEYALSIPNTSLMGREILFDVASEIMNKWGDIEKAESILDKLTERYDDNETYKEKQFVIGLYNKKNIYSRPNKKEENQNIENISNLVSLSEAYPNPFNPTTVISYSIPNDSKVTLKVFDILGREVTTLVNEVKPAGTYQVNFNGNNLSSGIYIYSLITDKQIITKKMLLIK